A window of Blastomonas sp. SL216 contains these coding sequences:
- a CDS encoding MBG domain-containing protein, whose amino-acid sequence MYGNANPALTFTVGGQGLVNGDTLTGALGTMAGLTSGVGTYAITQGTLAASSNYALTYTGANLSVTARPLTVTADALSRIYGNANPALTYTVGGDGLVNGDTLTGALATTTGLTSSVGSYAITQGSLAASSNYALTYVGNNLTVTARPITVTADALSRIYGNANPALTYTVGGQGLVNGDTLTGALATTAGLTSNVGSYAITQGSLAAGSNYALTYAGANLTVTARPLTITADALSRIYGNANPALTFTVGGQGLVNGDTLTGALATTAGLTSNVGSYAITQGSLAAGSNYELTYTGANLTVTARPLTVTADALTRIYGNANPALTYTVGGQGLVNGDTLTGALATTAGLTSNVGSYVITQGSLAASSNYALAYVGNNLTVTARPLTVTADALSRIYGNANPALTFTVGGQGLVNGDTLTGALATAAGLTSNVGSYAITQGSLAAGSNYALTYAGANLTVTARPLTITADALSRIYGNANPALTYTVGGDGLVNGDTLSGALATAAGLTSNVGSYAITQGSLAAGSNYALTYTGANLTVTARPITVTADALTRIYGNANPALTFTVGGQGLVNGDTLTGALATTAGLTSNVGSYAITQGSLAAGSNYALTYTGANLTVTARPITVSADALTRIYGNANPALTYTVGGQGLVNGDTLTGALATTTGLTSSVGSYAITQGSLAASSNYALTYVGNNLTVTARPITVTADALSRIYGNANPALTYTVGGQGLVNGDTLTGALATTAGLTSNVGSYAITQGSLAAGSNYALTYAGANLTVTARPLTITADALSRIYGDANPALTYTVGGQGLVNGDTLTGALATGAGLTSNVGSYAITQGTLAASSNYALTYVGNNLAVTARPITVTADALSRIYGNANPALTYTVGGQGLVNGDTLTGALATTAGLASNVGTYAITQSSLAAGSNYALTYTGGNLTVTARPITVTADALTRIYGNANPALTYTVGGQGLVNGDTLTGALATTAGLTSNVGSYAITQGSLAASSNYALTYVGNNLTVTARPLTVTADALTRIYGNANPALTFTVGGQGLVNGDTLTGALATTAGLTSNVGTYTITQGSLAASSNYALTYTGANLSVTARPLTVTADALSRIYGNANPALTFTVGGQGLVNGDTLTGALATTAGLTSNVGSYAITQGSLAASSNYALTYVGNNLAVTARPLTVTADALSRIYGNANPALTFTVGGQGLVNGDTVTGALGTMAGLTSGVGTYAITQGTLAASSNYALTYTGANLSVTARPLTVTADALSRIYGNANPALTYTVGGQGLVNGDTLTGALATAAGLTSNVGSYAITQGSLAASSNYALTYTGADLTVTARPITITADALTRIYGNANPALTYTVGGQGLVNGDTLIGALATTAGLTSNVGTYAITQGTLAAGSNYELTYTGANLTVTARPLTVTADALSRIYGNANPALTYTVGGQGLVNGDTLTGALATTAGLTSNVGSYAITQGTLAAGSNYALTYTGANLTVTARPLTITADALTRIYGDANPALTYTVGGDGLVNGDTLSGALATAAGLTSNIGSYAITQGSLAAGSNYALTYTGANLTVTARPITVTADALSRIYGNANPALTFTVGGQGLVNGDTLTGALATTAGLTSNVGSYVITQGSLAASSNYALAYVGNNLTVTARPLTVTADALSRIYGNANPALTFTVGGQGLVNGDTLSGALATTAGLTSNVGSYAITQGSLAASSNYTLTGFTGADLTVTARPITVTADALTRIYGNANPALTYTVGGQGLVNGDALTGALAATAGLTSNVGSYAITQGTLAAGSNYALTYAGANLTVTARPLTITADALSRIYGNANPALTYTVGGDGLVNGDTLSGALATAAGLTSNVGSYAITQGSLAAGSNYALTYTGANLTVTARPITVTADALTRIYGNANPALTYTVGGQGLVNGDTLTGALATTAGLTSNVGSYAITQGSLAAGSNYELTYTGANLTVTARPLTVTADALSRIYGNANPALTFTVGGHGLVNGDTLSGALATTAALTSNVGTYAITQGSLAASSNYALTYTGANLTITARPLTITADALSRIYGNGNHALTFRVGGQGLVNGDTLTGALATTAGLTSNVGSYAITQGSLAAGSNYTLTYAGANLTVTARPLTVTADALTRIYGNVNPALTYTVGGQGLVNGDTLTGALATTAGLTSNVGTYTITQGSLAASSNYALTYTGANLTVTARPLTITADALTRIYGNANPALTYTVGGQGLVNGDTLTGALATGAGVTSNTGTYAITRGTLSASSNYALTYNGANLTITPRPITVTAESLSKALGALDPALTYAVGGLGLVNGDSLAGALARDAGEDAGSYMIRQGTLANFNYAIQFVPGTLTINPAVRSPNQSVPPGLGLSGVDAASNSVGNLLGNPLSNPGGGTQTNGSGSASDPSGSGDPMIFAMPGGAADPASGSGTAPGDNPIINTANQGCLVSAGGVCLATGN is encoded by the coding sequence TGACGAGCAACGTCGGCAGTTACGCGATTACGCAAGGTTCGCTGGCGGCTGGCAGCAACTACGCGCTGACCTATGCTGGTGCGAACCTGACGGTAACTGCCCGCCCGCTGACGATCACCGCTGACGCTCTCAGCCGCATCTATGGCAACGCGAACCCGGCGCTTACCTTCACTGTTGGTGGCCAGGGCCTGGTCAATGGCGACACGCTCACCGGCGCGCTAGCGACGACAGCTGGCTTGACCAGCAACGTCGGCAGCTATGCGATCACCCAAGGGTCGCTGGCCGCTGGCAGCAACTATGAGCTGACCTATACCGGCGCGAACCTGACCGTCACGGCCCGTCCGCTGACGGTCACCGCCGATGCGCTCACCCGCATCTATGGCAACGCGAACCCGGCGCTGACCTACACGGTCGGTGGCCAGGGCCTGGTCAACGGCGACACGCTCACCGGCGCGCTGGCGACGACAGCCGGGCTGACAAGCAACGTTGGCAGTTACGTGATCACGCAAGGATCGCTGGCGGCGAGCTCGAACTACGCGCTGGCCTATGTCGGCAACAACCTCACGGTGACGGCCCGTCCGCTGACGGTCACGGCAGATGCGCTCAGCCGCATCTACGGCAATGCGAACCCCGCGCTCACCTTCACGGTTGGCGGCCAGGGTCTGGTCAATGGCGACACGCTCACCGGCGCGCTGGCGACAGCGGCTGGGCTGACGAGCAACGTCGGCAGTTACGCGATTACGCAAGGTTCGCTGGCGGCTGGCAGCAACTACGCGCTGACCTATGCTGGTGCGAACCTGACGGTAACTGCCCGTCCCCTGACGATCACGGCAGATGCGCTCAGCCGCATTTATGGCAATGCGAACCCGGCACTAACCTACACGGTCGGCGGAGATGGCCTGGTCAATGGCGACACGCTGAGCGGCGCGCTAGCGACAGCGGCTGGGCTGACAAGCAACGTCGGCAGTTACGCGATTACGCAAGGCTCGCTGGCGGCTGGCAGCAACTACGCGCTGACCTATACCGGTGCGAACCTGACGGTAACCGCACGGCCGATCACGGTCACTGCCGATGCGCTCACCCGCATCTATGGCAATGCCAACCCCGCGCTGACGTTCACGGTCGGAGGGCAGGGCCTGGTCAACGGCGACACTCTGACCGGCGCGCTTGCCACCACCGCTGGGCTGACGAGCAACGTGGGCAGCTATGCGATCACGCAAGGCTCGCTGGCGGCTGGCAGCAACTACGCGCTGACCTATACCGGTGCGAACCTCACCGTCACCGCGCGCCCGATCACCGTGAGCGCCGATGCGCTCACCCGCATCTACGGCAACGCAAATCCCGCGCTGACCTACACGGTCGGTGGCCAGGGCCTGGTCAACGGCGACACGCTCACCGGCGCGCTAGCGACCACTACCGGGCTGACGAGCAGTGTTGGCAGCTATGCGATCACGCAAGGGTCGCTCGCAGCTAGCTCGAACTACGCGCTGACCTATGTCGGCAACAACCTCACGGTGACGGCGCGTCCGATCACCGTCACTGCGGATGCCTTGTCGCGTATCTACGGCAACGCAAATCCCGCGCTGACCTACACGGTCGGCGGCCAGGGGCTGGTCAATGGCGACACGCTCACCGGCGCGCTTGCCACCACCGCTGGGCTGACGAGCAACGTCGGCAGTTACGCGATTACGCAAGGTTCGCTGGCGGCTGGCAGCAACTACGCGCTGACCTATGCTGGTGCGAACCTGACGGTAACTGCCCGCCCGCTGACGATCACCGCTGACGCTCTCAGCCGCATCTATGGCGACGCGAACCCGGCACTGACCTACACGGTCGGTGGCCAGGGGCTGGTCAATGGCGACACGCTCACCGGCGCGCTGGCGACGGGAGCGGGGCTGACGAGCAACGTCGGCAGTTACGCGATCACTCAGGGCACGCTGGCGGCTAGCTCGAACTATGCGCTGACCTATGTCGGCAACAACCTCGCGGTGACGGCGCGGCCGATAACGGTCACCGCCGATGCACTAAGCCGTATCTATGGCAACGCAAATCCCGCGCTGACCTACACGGTTGGCGGCCAGGGTCTGGTCAATGGTGATACGCTGACAGGCGCTTTGGCGACCACCGCCGGGCTGGCCAGCAACGTCGGTACCTATGCGATTACGCAAAGCTCACTGGCGGCTGGCAGCAATTATGCGCTGACCTATACCGGTGGAAACCTGACCGTCACGGCCCGGCCGATTACGGTTACCGCTGACGCTCTCACCCGCATCTATGGCAACGCGAACCCGGCGCTTACCTACACGGTCGGCGGTCAGGGCCTGGTCAACGGCGACACGCTCACCGGCGCGCTGGCGACAACGGCAGGGCTGACGAGCAACGTGGGCAGCTATGCGATCACGCAAGGGTCGCTCGCAGCTAGCTCGAACTACGCGCTGACCTATGTCGGCAACAACCTCACGGTGACGGCGCGTCCGCTGACGGTCACGGCAGATGCGCTCACCCGCATCTATGGCAATGCGAACCCCGCGCTCACCTTCACGGTTGGCGGCCAGGGTCTGGTCAATGGCGATACGCTGACAGGCGCTTTGGCGACAACGGCAGGGCTGACAAGCAATGTCGGCACCTACACGATCACGCAAGGGTCGCTCGCAGCTAGCTCGAACTACGCATTGACCTATACCGGCGCAAACCTGTCCGTCACGGCCCGTCCGCTGACGGTCACGGCAGATGCGCTGAGCCGTATCTATGGCAACGCGAACCCCGCCCTGACGTTCACGGTCGGAGGGCAGGGCCTGGTCAACGGCGACACTCTGACCGGCGCGCTTGCCACCACCGCTGGGCTGACGAGCAACGTGGGCAGCTATGCGATCACGCAAGGCTCGCTGGCGGCGAGCTCGAACTATGCATTGACCTATGTCGGCAACAACCTCGCGGTGACGGCCCGTCCGCTGACGGTCACGGCAGATGCGCTGAGCCGTATCTACGGCAACGCCAACCCTGCGCTGACGTTCACGGTGGGCGGCCAGGGCCTGGTCAATGGCGATACGGTCACCGGCGCGCTGGGGACGATGGCGGGGCTGACGAGTGGCGTCGGCACCTATGCGATCACGCAGGGGACGCTTGCGGCGAGCTCGAACTATGCGCTGACCTATACCGGTGCCAACCTGTCCGTCACGGCCCGTCCGCTGACGGTCACGGCAGATGCGCTCAGCCGCATCTACGGCAATGCCAATCCGGCACTAACATACACGGTCGGTGGCCAGGGCTTGGTCAATGGCGACACGCTGACCGGCGCGCTGGCGACAGCGGCTGGGCTGACGTCTAATGTGGGTAGCTACGCGATCACGCAAGGCTCGCTCGCGGCGAGTTCGAACTATGCGCTGACGTACACCGGCGCAGACCTCACCGTCACCGCGCGTCCGATCACCATCACTGCCGATGCGCTCACCCGCATCTACGGCAATGCCAATCCGGCACTGACCTACACGGTCGGTGGCCAGGGCCTGGTCAATGGCGATACGCTGATAGGCGCGCTAGCGACCACTGCTGGGCTGACCAGCAACGTGGGCACCTATGCGATCACGCAGGGCACGCTGGCCGCTGGCAGCAACTATGAGCTGACCTATACCGGCGCGAACCTGACCGTCACGGCCCGTCCGCTGACGGTCACGGCTGATGCGCTGAGCCGCATCTACGGCAATGCCAACCCCGCGCTGACCTACACGGTCGGTGGCCAGGGCCTGGTCAACGGCGATACGCTGACCGGCGCGCTGGCGACGACCGCTGGGCTGACGAGCAACGTCGGCAGCTATGCGATCACGCAGGGCACGCTGGCGGCTGGCAGCAACTACGCGCTGACCTATACCGGTGCGAACCTGACGGTAACCGCCCGCCCGCTGACGATCACCGCTGACGCTCTCACCCGCATCTATGGCGACGCGAACCCGGCACTGACCTACACGGTCGGCGGAGATGGCCTGGTCAATGGCGACACGCTGAGCGGCGCGCTGGCGACAGCGGCTGGGCTGACAAGCAACATCGGCAGTTACGCGATTACGCAAGGCTCGCTGGCGGCTGGCAGCAACTACGCGCTGACCTATACCGGTGCGAACCTGACGGTAACCGCACGGCCGATCACGGTCACTGCCGATGCACTCAGCCGCATCTATGGCAACGCGAACCCGGCGCTTACCTTCACTGTTGGTGGCCAGGGCCTGGTCAACGGCGACACGCTCACCGGCGCGCTTGCCACCACCGCTGGGCTGACAAGCAACGTTGGCAGTTACGTGATCACGCAAGGATCGCTGGCGGCGAGCTCGAACTACGCGCTGGCCTATGTCGGCAACAACCTCACGGTGACGGCCCGTCCGCTGACGGTCACGGCAGATGCGCTGAGCCGCATCTATGGCAACGCGAACCCGGCGCTTACCTTCACTGTTGGTGGCCAGGGCCTGGTCAACGGCGACACGCTGAGCGGCGCGCTAGCGACAACGGCAGGGCTGACGAGCAACGTTGGCAGTTATGCGATCACGCAAGGCTCGCTGGCGGCTTCCTCAAATTACACGCTGACTGGTTTTACTGGCGCAGACCTTACCGTTACCGCACGGCCGATCACGGTTACGGCTGACGCTCTCACCCGCATTTATGGCAATGCGAACCCGGCGCTCACCTACACGGTCGGCGGCCAAGGCCTGGTCAACGGCGACGCGCTCACCGGCGCGCTAGCGGCCACTGCTGGACTGACGAGCAACGTCGGCAGCTATGCGATCACGCAGGGGACGCTGGCCGCTGGCAGCAACTACGCGCTGACCTATGCTGGTGCGAACCTGACGGTAACTGCCCGCCCGCTGACGATCACCGCTGACGCTCTCAGCCGCATTTATGGCAATGCGAACCCGGCACTGACCTACACGGTCGGCGGAGATGGCCTGGTCAATGGCGACACGCTGAGCGGCGCGCTAGCGACAGCGGCTGGGCTGACAAGCAACGTCGGCAGTTACGCGATTACGCAAGGCTCGCTGGCGGCTGGCAGCAACTACGCGCTGACCTATACCGGTGCGAACCTGACGGTAACCGCACGGCCGATCACGGTCACTGCCGATGCGCTCACCCGCATCTATGGCAATGCCAACCCCGCGCTGACCTACACGGTTGGCGGCCAGGGCCTGGTCAATGGCGATACGCTGACCGGCGCGCTAGCGACGACAGCTGGCTTGACCAGCAACGTCGGCAGCTATGCGATCACCCAAGGGTCGCTGGCCGCTGGCAGCAACTATGAGCTGACCTATACCGGCGCGAACCTGACCGTCACGGCCCGTCCGCTGACGGTCACCGCCGATGCACTCAGCCGCATCTATGGCAACGCGAACCCGGCGCTTACCTTCACTGTTGGTGGCCATGGCCTGGTCAACGGCGATACGTTGAGCGGCGCGCTGGCGACCACGGCAGCGCTCACTTCGAACGTCGGCACCTATGCGATTACGCAAGGGTCGCTCGCAGCTAGCTCGAACTACGCGCTGACCTATACCGGTGCGAACCTCACCATCACCGCGCGCCCGCTGACGATCACGGCAGATGCGCTGAGCCGGATTTATGGCAACGGCAACCATGCGCTGACGTTCAGGGTCGGCGGTCAGGGCCTGGTCAACGGCGACACTCTGACCGGCGCGCTGGCGACCACGGCAGGGCTCACTTCGAACGTCGGCAGTTACGCGATCACGCAAGGATCGCTGGCGGCTGGAAGCAACTATACGCTGACCTACGCTGGTGCGAACCTGACGGTAACCGCCCGTCCGCTGACGGTCACGGCCGATGCGCTCACCCGCATCTATGGCAATGTGAACCCGGCGCTGACCTACACGGTCGGTGGCCAGGGCCTGGTCAACGGCGATACGCTGACCGGCGCGCTGGCGACAACGGCAGGGCTGACCAGCAATGTCGGCACCTACACGATCACGCAAGGGTCGCTGGCGGCGAGCTCGAACTATGCGCTGACCTATACTGGTGCGAACCTGACCGTCACGGCTCGCCCGCTGACGATCACCGCTGACGCTCTCACCCGCATTTATGGCAACGCAAATCCCGCGCTGACCTACACGGTCGGCGGCCAGGGTCTGGTCAATGGCGACACGCTCACCGGCGCGCTGGCGACGGGAGCCGGAGTAACGAGTAACACCGGCACCTACGCCATCACCCGGGGTACTCTGTCTGCATCCTCCAACTACGCGCTGACCTACAACGGCGCCAACCTCACGATCACGCCGCGACCCATCACGGTGACGGCGGAAAGCCTGTCCAAGGCCCTTGGTGCGCTTGATCCTGCGCTGACCTATGCCGTTGGCGGGCTGGGGCTGGTCAATGGCGACAGCCTTGCGGGCGCGCTGGCGCGTGACGCGGGTGAGGACGCGGGCAGCTACATGATCCGCCAGGGCACGCTTGCCAACTTCAACTATGCCATCCAGTTCGTGCCCGGAACGCTGACTATCAATCCGGCCGTGCGTTCTCCCAACCAGAGCGTGCCACCCGGCCTGGGCCTGTCGGGCGTCGATGCGGCCAGCAATTCGGTGGGCAACCTGCTCGGCAATCCGCTGTCCAACCCGGGCGGCGGTACGCAGACCAATGGCAGCGGCTCCGCATCCGACCCCAGTGGGTCGGGCGATCCGATGATCTTCGCCATGCCCGGCGGCGCTGCCGATCCTGCCAGTGGATCGGGCACCGCGCCCGGCGACAATCCCATCATCAACACCGCCAATCAAGGCTGCCTCGTTTCCGCAGGCGGCGTATGTCTGGCCACCGGAAACTGA